The Chryseobacterium sp. G0186 genome includes the window ATACCGCTTAACGCCGTCTTTATCATCATATGATCTGTACGTAAGCTTTCCTTCGATGGCAATTTCTTTTCCCTTGGGAACATATTTCTCAAGAATTTCCGCTACTTTTCCAAAAGCAATCAGATTGTGCCATTGTGTTTCTTCTACTTTCTCGCCTTTAGCATTGGTGTAATGATCGCTGGTCGCTAAAGATACACTTGCTTTTACACTTCCGTTGTCGAAGTTTACCATTTCAACTTCTTTACCTGTGTAACCAATTAATGTTACTTTGTTTCTTAGTGACATAACTTTTAGATTTTAAAGATTAATATTTTTTTTAGATAAGAGACGTTCACTGTTTTCTCAAATCTCTGTTGCAAAGTTTGTAATATCAACGAGAATCAGTCGGTTATAAACTATTTAAATTCATTTGTATTCGTTTGTTGTCGAATAAGAAATGATTGTTTTCAAAATTTCCTCACATTGTACAAGACTTTTAGCTTCTGTAGCAATATGAATAAATTGATTAAATTATAATGCTCATTTAATGGATTGATTGCTTTTAAGCAAATAGCATCCTCTACTCTATCCATTTACAAATGGATAATCCGTATCTTTACAAAAGTTCATCTATGAAAGGAGCAGTTTATTTTTAAATTCTGATTATGATAAAGACAGAATTTGTCAAACCTTTTGTAGAGCATTTAATTTATAAAATAAAGAAGACTAACCTCAATGAAGAAGACAATAAAAAGAACGTTCAGGGTTTCAAAATATGTAATCTATAAAGAAACCCTTGTTGATTACAAGGAACATTTCTGGTCATTTCTAGGTGCATTTTTTGGAATCGGGCTTATTGCTTTTATTCAGTCTCATTCTTTAGCACAGACCGAAAACATATTTCTGATCGGATCTTTTGGCGCCTCCAGTGTGCTTATTTACGGAGCTATTCAGAGTCCCTTGGCCCAACCAAGAAATTTAGTGGGCGGGCATGTACTTTCTGCTTTGGTTGGAGTTACAGTGTATCAGATTGTTCCTGATATTATCTGGCTTTC containing:
- a CDS encoding HPP family protein — encoded protein: MKKTIKRTFRVSKYVIYKETLVDYKEHFWSFLGAFFGIGLIAFIQSHSLAQTENIFLIGSFGASSVLIYGAIQSPLAQPRNLVGGHVLSALVGVTVYQIVPDIIWLSAPLSVAFSIVLMQYTKTLHPPGGATALIAVSSTGKIPELGYWYVISPVLSGCIILLLVALLFNNITSNRSYPSHSRFIRLLRKKHAHTHKMKK
- a CDS encoding single-stranded DNA-binding protein: MSLRNKVTLIGYTGKEVEMVNFDNGSVKASVSLATSDHYTNAKGEKVEETQWHNLIAFGKVAEILEKYVPKGKEIAIEGKLTYRSYDDKDGVKRYITEIRIDEILLLGGK